The Moraxella osloensis genome contains a region encoding:
- the fba gene encoding class II fructose-bisphosphate aldolase (catalyzes the reversible aldol condensation of dihydroxyacetonephosphate and glyceraldehyde 3-phosphate in the Calvin cycle, glycolysis, and/or gluconeogenesis) codes for MALISLRQLLDHAAENNYGVPAFNVNNLEQMRAIMMAADETNSPVIVQASAGARKYAGAPFLRHLILSAIEEWPHIPVVMHQDHGTSPEVCQRSIQLGFSSVMMDGSLKSDGKTPADYDYNVAVTREVVKLSHACGVSVEGEIGVLGSLETGMAGEEDGVGAEGKLDHSQLLTSADEAEQFVNDTHVDALAIAVGTSHGAYKFTRPPTDDILSIARIKEIHARIPNTHLVMHGSSSVPQEWLKVINENGGNIGETYGVPVEQIVEAIKHGVRKVNIDTDLRLASTGAIRKFLAENPAEFDPRKYFAKTIDAMKAVCVDRYTAFGTAGNADKIRPISLEKMVSFYN; via the coding sequence ATGGCTTTGATTTCTTTGCGTCAGCTTTTAGACCATGCAGCAGAAAACAACTATGGTGTTCCTGCATTTAACGTCAATAACTTAGAGCAAATGCGTGCCATTATGATGGCAGCCGATGAAACCAACTCACCTGTGATTGTGCAAGCATCGGCAGGCGCGCGCAAATACGCGGGTGCTCCATTTTTACGCCATCTTATTTTGTCTGCTATTGAGGAATGGCCACATATTCCCGTGGTTATGCACCAAGACCATGGTACTAGCCCAGAGGTTTGCCAGCGTTCAATCCAATTGGGTTTTTCATCGGTGATGATGGATGGCTCGTTAAAGAGTGATGGTAAAACCCCTGCAGACTATGATTATAATGTGGCAGTGACGCGTGAAGTAGTAAAACTCTCTCACGCTTGTGGCGTATCAGTAGAAGGTGAAATTGGTGTTTTAGGTAGCCTTGAAACGGGTATGGCTGGCGAAGAAGATGGCGTAGGGGCAGAAGGTAAACTTGACCATTCACAGCTGTTAACCAGTGCTGATGAAGCTGAGCAATTTGTTAACGATACCCATGTCGATGCACTAGCGATTGCAGTTGGTACTAGCCACGGGGCGTATAAATTTACCCGACCACCTACCGATGATATCTTATCGATTGCCCGTATCAAAGAAATTCATGCCCGCATTCCTAATACTCACCTTGTGATGCACGGCTCTTCAAGTGTGCCACAAGAATGGCTCAAAGTGATTAATGAAAATGGCGGCAATATCGGTGAAACCTACGGTGTGCCAGTTGAGCAAATCGTAGAAGCTATCAAACATGGTGTACGTAAAGTCAATATCGATACCGATTTACGTTTGGCATCAACGGGTGCGATTCGCAAATTCCTCGCTGAAAACCCAGCAGAATTTGACCCACGCAAATATTTTGCCAAAACCATCGATGCCATGAAAGCTGTCTGTGTCGATCGCTATACTGCATTTGGTACGGCGGGTAATGCGGATAAAATTCGCCCAATTAGTCTAGAAAAAATGGTTAGTTTCTATAACTAA
- the ruvA gene encoding Holliday junction branch migration protein RuvA, which yields MIGLIQGQVHHLMAPTVVVMTTAGVGYEIEMPLNAFCQVQLNQSVTLWTHFLVREDAQLLFGFLSHSDREVFRLLLKVNGVGAKMALAMMSTVTVQELHQFVMNNDELALTRIPGVGKKTAQRLIVELKDKIKHLGDTSGFAPSLPLATDSGNEGIIIAEVEAGLIALGYRDKEAQAAIKLAKSAIDSPLTIQNLLKASLKNLAMN from the coding sequence ATGATAGGATTAATTCAAGGGCAAGTGCATCATCTAATGGCACCTACGGTAGTGGTGATGACCACAGCGGGCGTTGGGTATGAAATTGAGATGCCGCTCAATGCATTTTGCCAAGTGCAATTAAATCAGTCCGTCACCTTGTGGACACATTTTTTGGTACGCGAGGATGCTCAGTTGTTATTTGGGTTCTTAAGCCATAGCGATCGGGAAGTGTTTAGACTGTTGCTTAAAGTCAATGGGGTGGGGGCAAAGATGGCCTTGGCGATGATGTCAACCGTAACGGTGCAGGAGTTGCACCAGTTTGTGATGAACAATGATGAGCTGGCATTGACGCGTATCCCAGGGGTCGGTAAAAAAACTGCCCAGCGATTGATTGTTGAATTAAAAGACAAAATCAAACACTTAGGTGATACGTCAGGTTTTGCCCCTTCATTACCACTAGCGACCGATAGTGGCAATGAAGGCATTATTATTGCCGAAGTGGAAGCGGGGTTGATTGCACTAGGTTATCGCGATAAAGAAGCCCAAGCTGCGATAAAACTGGCAAAATCTGCCATTGATTCACCGTTAACCATCCAAAATCTGCTGAAGGCGTCTCTTAAAAATTTGGCGATGAATTAA
- the accC gene encoding acetyl-CoA carboxylase biotin carboxylase subunit produces MIKKLLIANRGEIALRIVRACKQLGIQTVGVYSTADDNLMHLRFVDESICIGKPNASQSYLNIDTILTAAEISGADAIHPGYGFLSENAEFAERVEEAGLTFVGPAPEHIRLMGNKISAINAMKKAGVPTVPGSVGSVTLANAEEQAKAIGFPLLIKAAAGGGGRGMRVVERLEQLLSQVQAAKQEAELWFGDDSVYMERFLKNPRHVEVQVLGDGEGNAIHLFDRDCSLQRRHQKVLEEAPAPEIPDDIKEPILQACVRACEQINYRGAGTFEFLYEDEQFFFIEMNTRVQVEHPVTEMITGIDVVVEQLKIASGYGLSYRQNEIEIRGHAIECRINAEDPVTFLPSPGTVTHFFMPNGNGVRFDSHLYPNYAIPTFYDSLIGKLICHGQTREQAIAKLRHALDELIITGIKTNVPLHRDVILQDEAFCKQAQNIHYLEKNLLSQPETPKTETE; encoded by the coding sequence ATGATAAAAAAATTACTGATCGCCAATCGTGGTGAAATTGCGCTGCGCATTGTTCGCGCTTGTAAACAGCTTGGCATCCAAACGGTGGGCGTCTACTCAACTGCAGATGACAACTTGATGCACCTTCGATTCGTTGATGAATCCATCTGTATTGGCAAGCCCAATGCCAGTCAAAGCTATCTCAATATCGATACTATCCTAACAGCCGCAGAAATCTCTGGCGCTGATGCTATTCACCCAGGTTATGGATTTTTATCTGAAAATGCCGAATTTGCCGAACGTGTCGAAGAAGCAGGGCTGACCTTCGTAGGCCCTGCACCTGAGCACATTCGCTTAATGGGTAACAAAATATCCGCTATCAACGCCATGAAAAAAGCCGGTGTGCCTACTGTCCCTGGCTCAGTAGGCAGCGTCACTTTGGCTAATGCTGAAGAACAAGCTAAAGCCATTGGTTTTCCTCTGTTAATCAAAGCGGCAGCGGGCGGTGGTGGTCGTGGTATGCGAGTGGTTGAACGCCTTGAGCAGTTATTGTCTCAAGTGCAAGCCGCCAAACAAGAAGCTGAATTGTGGTTTGGCGATGATAGCGTCTATATGGAGCGCTTTTTAAAAAATCCACGCCATGTCGAAGTGCAAGTGTTAGGTGACGGCGAAGGCAATGCCATTCATTTATTTGATCGCGATTGCTCGCTACAACGTCGTCACCAAAAAGTGCTTGAAGAAGCCCCTGCCCCAGAGATTCCTGATGATATTAAAGAGCCCATTTTGCAAGCTTGCGTTCGTGCTTGTGAGCAAATTAATTATCGCGGTGCAGGGACGTTTGAATTTTTATATGAAGACGAGCAATTTTTCTTTATTGAGATGAATACCCGCGTACAGGTTGAACATCCTGTCACCGAGATGATTACCGGCATTGATGTGGTGGTTGAACAACTCAAAATCGCATCTGGCTATGGCTTATCGTACCGTCAAAACGAAATCGAAATTCGCGGTCATGCCATCGAGTGCCGTATCAATGCCGAAGACCCTGTAACTTTCCTGCCGTCACCTGGCACGGTGACCCACTTTTTTATGCCAAATGGTAACGGTGTACGTTTTGACTCGCACCTTTATCCCAACTATGCCATTCCTACCTTTTATGACTCATTGATTGGCAAATTAATCTGTCATGGTCAAACCCGTGAACAAGCGATTGCCAAGCTTCGCCATGCCCTTGACGAGCTGATTATCACCGGCATCAAAACCAATGTGCCATTACATCGCGATGTGATTTTGCAAGACGAGGCTTTTTGTAAACAGGCACAAAACATTCATTATCTGGAAAAAAACTTATTATCCCAGCCAGAGACGCCAAAAACCGAAACAGAATAA
- the accB gene encoding acetyl-CoA carboxylase biotin carboxyl carrier protein, translated as MDISKIKQLIDLMEERTLAELTVQDGDKKVSISRHLPQANIQPVTATTATTTTANAAPVKSGMVETSPMVGVYYVAPSPNDAPFIKVGQQIQAGDSLGIIEAMKIMNPLEATQSGIIAEILVQNGDVVQFGQPIVRYES; from the coding sequence ATGGACATAAGTAAAATCAAGCAACTTATTGACTTAATGGAAGAGCGAACGTTAGCAGAATTAACCGTACAAGATGGCGATAAAAAGGTCTCTATTTCCCGCCATTTACCCCAAGCGAATATTCAACCCGTCACGGCAACGACAGCCACCACGACAACCGCTAATGCTGCCCCTGTAAAATCTGGCATGGTAGAAACATCACCGATGGTTGGGGTCTATTATGTTGCACCGAGTCCTAATGATGCCCCATTTATCAAGGTGGGTCAACAGATACAAGCAGGTGATAGTTTAGGCATTATTGAGGCCATGAAAATCATGAACCCGCTTGAAGCAACCCAAAGCGGTATCATTGCAGAAATCTTGGTACAAAACGGCGATGTGGTGCAATTTGGTCAACCGATTGTCCGTTACGAGTCTTAA